A window of Candidatus Poribacteria bacterium genomic DNA:
AGACGAGGCAACCGTCGGTTCCGTCATGGATTACTGGGGTGTGAATGTTGCCCCCGAAGGTAAAGAACAGGGACACTACTATACGCCGACGGTTGGTCCTTGGGATTATTGGGTCGTCGAGTATGCCTATAAACCGATTGCTGCAAGTAACCCTGAAGGTGAACTGGAAGCATTGGGCAAAATCGCGTCCCGTGTCGCAACACCGGAACTTACCTACGGAACAGATGGCGACGTTTACAGCTATCAATACCGTAATCTGGATCCGCTGGTAAATGTTTGGGATCTGGGTGCCGACCCGCTTGAGTTTGCCAAACAACGGCGAGAAATTGTCGTCAACCTTTGGGACAAAATTGCAGATAAGGTCACAAAAGAGGGGATGGGCTATCAACGGGTCCGCCAGGCATTTGGGAGATTGCTTGGTGAACATGCGAATGCGATGTACTTTGCAAGCCGATATATCGGTGGGCAGTATCACCATCGCGACCATCGCGGTGATGAAAATGGACGTTTACCTTTTGTGCCGGTTCCCGCAGCGAAACAACGCGAGGCACTTGAGTTCCTCAAAGAACACGCCCTCTCGGACAAAGCCTTTGATTTCTCGGCTGACCTACTCAACAGTCTTGCTGTCACGCGTTGGAGTGATTGGGGATCAAGTAGTGGGAGTTCTACGCGTTTGGATTATCCGGTGCATCAGATCATTCTGAACAATCAAACCTTTATCTTGGGACGTCTGCTTTATCCGAATGTTCTGGCGCGGATTCAGGACACAGAGTTGAAGTTTCCTAAGGGTGAAGATGTGTTCACACTGCCAGAACTCTTTTCAGGGATCACGGACGCGGTTTGGGTAGAACTCGATCGAAATGTCGGCGAAAAGCAGTGGTCGAATACCGATGCGTTTATCTCCAGTTTCCGGCGCGGTTTGCAGCGGGAACACCTCAAGCAGCTTATCAAACTGGTGCTGGAGGCTGATAGTGGCACCCCCGAAGATGCGCGATCCCTCGCACGCCTGCATCTCGAGGAAATCAACACGCAGATACAACGTGTTCTTCAAAACGCTCAAGGCAGACTTGATGATTATAGCTTGGCGCACCTCAAAGAGTCGCAAGTCCGAGTCGCGAAGGCTCTGGATGCGAGTTTCCAAGTTCAGAAACGTTAAATAATCTTATATTTTTCGTTAGGACTTCCGTAAAACCCATATATCTGCTGGCGGGGTGTTTTGCTTGGGTGTTTCCTTAAGTAGCCCCGCCAATCTTATGATGTATGCGTAATAGCGAATGCAAATTTGACTGTAGATTGGGATTCCATCCTACTGTCGGAAGCCCCGTAAAAAGAAGGTAGGAAAACAGATGGAAATTTTACAATATACTGCCGATATGCAAGCACCCGTAACACAACTTTATAACCGACTGACCGCCGATATTCCGCATTGCTACCCAGTAAAGGCGGAAGAACTCGCTACTGCAATACGCGGGGTTACCACCGGTAAAGTTAATAAAAAAGAAGGTGGACTTGATTCCGAAACCGCCTTTGTTGCAATGGTGAACGGTGCTGTGCAAGCGTTTATTCATATCGGCATCGGTCAAGTCTGGAATCACGAGGAAAGGAAAGAGAACGCTGGTATTATTCGGTTTCTTGGTTACGAACGCGGGGCGCGGCAAGTTGGGCAAGCCGTGCTTGAAAAGGCGGAAGATTATCTGAAAACTTATGATATTTCTCAGATCTTCGCCTTTTCACAGGACTATCGGTATCGTTTCTATCACTTTGAACACGCCTATCTATCGGACGCGCTTGATCAAGTTCAAGGACTCCTTGGATATAATGGATACCACCGTTCCAATGGCGAGGTCTTTCTGGATTGGGAAGACTATTCCGTTACACCGGTTCCTTCAAGTCTGCCGGTAACGCTTTCCATCGACTGGAAGGACGGACGTGGCCAACTCCCGAATTGTACTGTACTCGCCCACCAAAACGACGAACAAGTTGGTATCTGTGTGTCCCTCTGTGGTGGTGAGTTCTCAAGCCACGCCGATGCACAAAACTGGCTTCATACTGTCTGGCTCGGTATTGAAGACGATTTTCAGGGACAAGGGTTGGGACGCTATCTGCTCCAATACGCACTGCAAGAGATGAAGAAGATCGGATACCAACATGCAGCGATTAGTACTGCCTGGGATAACCATCGCGCGTTCCTTTTTTACAGCAACTGCGGTTATCGGACCGTAGATTGGACTTATGAATTCGCCAAAAACCTCTCCGAAGCACCGACAGAAAAGTGGTAGCCCGAGACTCAGACAATCAGCGCGACCTTAACCGCAGCATCCTCATAGGTTCAATTTAGTGTATAGGTTCCGTAGGTTGGGTTGAACGGTGTTAAAAATCAAAGGTAGGTCTTTCAAAATACATCAAACCTAATATACGCGCATAGACATAGAGAAACTTAGTTTCCGTTGGGTTTCGCTATTTCCTTGATTGATAGAACGGTATAGGGTGGTAAATGTGCTTGGGTGTCCGTATCGCTTTTCTCGGTTCCACTCAACCCAACCTACGATGCTATGATGCGTTTTTTCTAAAATTGACACCCATTGATCTTAACCACAGTATCCCATTCCCCGTTTTCTGGGTGGAAGTGATGTCGAAACAATTCTGCTGTGGGAGACTCCAGAAAAAGGAGAGTAGAAGAACAGATGGAAATTCTCCAATATACGTCCGACATGCAAGCACCTGTGACACAATTTTATAACCGTCTAATTGCTAATGTCCCGCACTGTTATCCAGTAACGGAGGAAGAATTTGCCATTGTACTACGCGGGGTTACGACTGGTAAAGCGGACAAAAACGATGTTGGATTTGGACTCGATTCCGAAACTGCCTTCGTCGCAATAAGAGAAGGTGCAGTGCAGGCGTTTATTCACGTCGGGCTCACTCAGATTAGAGAAGAAAACGTAGGTATTATTCGGTTCTTGGGCTACGAACGTGGGGCACGGCGCGCTGGACAAGCCGTGCTTGAAAAGGCGGAAACCTATCTGAAAATGTTTAATGTAACCCGAATTTCCGCTTTCCGATCCCAGGGTCGGTATCGTTTCTATCATTTTGAATACGCTTTTTTATCAGACGCGCTTGATCAAGTTCAAGGACTCCTTGGGTTCAACGGATACCACCGTTCCAACGGATGGGTTTTTTTAGACTGGGAAAACTACGATGTTACACCAATATCGGCACCTATACCGGTAACACTTTCTGTAGAGTGGAAGGACGAACGCGGACAACGTCCAGATAGCGTCGTAAAAGCCTATAGCGGCGATGAAGAGATTGGCTTATGTACATCCGTTTCTGGTGGTGAGTATTCGAGCCACCCTAATGCCCAAGACTGGTTCCATACGGTTTATCTTGAGATTGAAGATGAGTTTCAAGGACAAGGGTTAGGACGTTACCTGCTTCAATACGCACTTCAAGAGATGAAGAAAATCGGATACCGGCACGCAACAATCAGTACGGGTTGGGATGATTACCGCGCACTTCTCTTTTACAGCAACTGCGGTTATCGGGTTGTGGATTGGACATACACCTATGAAAAAGTGCTCTCTGAACCGCCAACGCACAAGTAGTTAAGTTGTTGGGCTTCACAACATCTACCCACGCAAATAGGTCGTAGAAGAGCAAAACTCACTGTAGAAATAAAATATTACTGCCCAACTTGGGGAAATCCGCAGAAACCCCCAAGCAAAGACACCAAGCAAAACACCTACGTCTACATTTGTATCTTTATTCTGTAACTCGCGTTACTTTAAGATGACCATTTTACGTAGAAGAGATATATTATCCGTCTGTAGTTGATAAAAATAGACACCTGTCGCCACGTGTTCACCTACATCGTTCCGACCGTCCCAATAGGCTGCTCGACTGTGGGTGGTGTAGTATCCCGCTGGTTGATGCCCTAATGTTAAATGTCGGATAGTCGTGCCGCGTGTATCGTAAATGATGATTTGTACGTCGCTCGGATTCGCCAATTGATACGGTATCCACGTCTCCGGGTTGAATGGGTTCGGATAGTTGGGCAATAGTATCGTTTCTTCGGGAGTTAACACCACCAAGAGTTGTTCTAAAAAGCGAATACCTCTCTGCGATGTTACATCTGTCAGGTTTAGGTGTTGTGCTTGTGTAATCCAACCTTGCACATCGGCAATGCTGAGCATTGCAAGTGTTTGTGGAGGGAAAGAAAATGGAGCTCCAGCATTATTCCCAAAAGCACCAGCTATCTTGACTAAGTCCACAATATCAACTACACCATCCCCGTTGACATCCGCCTCGTTCTCCCCGGTCCTCCCAAAGTTTGCACTGATAAGTACCAAATCTTGGATATTCACTACACCGTCATTGTTGATATCTTCGGCGCGGTATACAGGTTCAATTACCTCGCTATCTTTTACCGTATCATCTCCCACTGTGCCATTTTCAATACAAGGGAACAAACGCTCCCCCTCTGGATCAACAAAAGAGGCCTGGGATAGGAAAAACCTTGATGCTTTGGCATCAACAACCTGAAATGTAATTGTCGCAAGCGTACCATCACCGTTTTTGCCCTCGGCACCTGCTGATGCCAACGTTACATAATTTTCCCCAACATCCGGTGCTGTAAAGAACGTTCCATCAGACAGATAATCGCTATTGGCACTTGAAAAATAGATGAGGGCATCCGGGTCAAACACCACGGTTGCCTGATAACCTGCTACGTTTTCCCCACCTGCAATATTAAGGGAGACGGTGATTTGTTCCCCAATAGTTGATGGTTGCACTGAAGCGGGAGAAATACTTACAACAGCGGATGTAGTGGCAGATGCTGTGAGATCCCATAGGTGAATACTTGCATCACCATTCCAGCCTCCACTTGCGAGAATGCTACCATCAGGACTAAATGTTACACTATTGACTTCTCCCTCAAATCCTGCAAGGATGGCTTTGAACTGTCCAGATGCGATATCCCATAAACGCACCGTGCCATCCCGACTCCCACTTGCGAGAATGCTACCATTAGGACTAAATGCTACACTATGAACTCTCTCTGTATGCCCTATGAGTGTGTCTTTAAGCTGTCTTGATGCCACATCCCACAAATATACCTTCTTGTCATTATACCGTTCTCCGCCACAACTTGCGAGAATGCTACCATCAGGGCTAAACGCTACGCACCAGACTTCCTCCGCATATCCTGTGAAAATGGTTTTGAGCTGTCTCGATGCCACATCCCATAAACGCACCGTGCCATCATAGCTCCCACTTGCGAGTGTGCTACCATCAGGGCTAAATGCTATACTATTGACCCCCGCCGTATGCTCTGTGAAGATAGTTTTGGTCTGCCCTGATGCTACATCCCATAAACGCACCGTATGGTCCTTATATCCACCTCCACTTGCGAGTGTGCTGGCATCAGGGCTGAATGCTATACTATTGACCCCCGCCCTGTGCCCTGTGAGAGTAGATTTGAGCTGTCTTGATGCCACATCCCACAAATATATCTTCTTGTCATTATTCCCGCTCCCACTATTTGCGAGTATGCTGCCATCAGGGCTAAATACAACATTCGAGGACAGTTGTGTATCCGGGGCGAGGGTGGCTTTGAGCTGTCTTGATGCCACATCCCACAAAAATACTTTCTTGAAACCAGTATTTGCGAGTGTGCTGCCATCAGGACTAAATGATAAACTACTGATCCCTTCCTGATGTCCTGGGAGGATAGCCTTCAGTCGTGGGTAATTTGCGGCGAAGGTACTGCTCGAAAATAAGGTCAGAAGTATGAGTAGACTCACTATTGTTTTTATCATAAAGTGTCCTTTCTTTGAAATTGATTCAGATAATTTTAACATACCTTCAACCGTAACATCTCATTCCCTGTTCTCTGGAAATGATACGGGACGCGTTCCACTGTGCAAATAATTCCATCCTTTTCAAGTTCGTCAATAACGGGTGATAAGAAAGGCGAGGGGTTGCTGTTCACATCAACGATAGGAAAAATTCTCACCTCAGTTCCGATACGAAGCAGTTCCCGTACAGCATCAAGATGGAACGCCAAATCTCTGTTTGCTGAGTAGAAAAAGAGGAGATGTGCGGAAAGCACGAGGTCGAAATGACCGTCGAGGAAAGGTAAATTGGGGAGCGAAGCGTCTATGTATCGTCCTTGCTGCTTGCCGCTCTCGAAATCTCGGCAGAACGCGTCCATTGCCTGCATTCTGACTTCTGCCAATTCATCAACAGACGAGAATTTTGTCCAGACGAATTTGTCCCGGTTCTGGCGAGCTTGTGCGATGACATCGTCGTAGGTTTCCTGGATGCGTTGACGCAATTCCGCCTCAGAATACCGATAAATTGGATCGACCGAGACTATCGGTGTCTCACGTTGGTGCATCCAGAAATTGAAAGACGCGGGACCATCACCTACACCAACAATGTCCCGCGCCAAGTCGTCCTCGGAGAGGTTGAACATATCAAGGTATTCGTCATACGACCTACCCCACGGCACGATGTCTTTGTAATGGAAATCCATTATTGCGCAGCCCCGGCGCTGATTTCTTGTAGCACTGCCACTGCCCGCTGTGCCAATTCGGTTGTAGCGTCACGCTTGATTGCCCGGTTTAAGTGTAGGATGGCGCGTTCATCTCCATCTTTTGCCAACTCCAATGCTTCCTCAAACCCTTTGTTCCCGTAACTGAAATCTCTTGGCAGCACCGTCAGGTCATGGGCTTTCCAATAATACTTCAGTTCATCGGACTCCCAATTGCGGTAGACATCTTCCCACTTAAGGGAGTTGAATAGGTTCAGGTGCGGTTCAAGCATGTGCTCAGCAATGGGGTCATCAACCGCCTGATAACGGTTGTCGAGTGACACGCGTAGCCGATCCTCGGTCAAATTCGGTAGTGCCTTGTGGATGGTCAAAGCGGGGAAGATGAGCGTGTCGCCGACTTCATAGTTCGTGGAATGCCATTCACCAGACAATTCGTCCTCCCTAACGCATAGACTGCCAGCACCGAGTGAAAAGTGGTGCTCCATGACCTTATTGACTTTATGCGAACCGGGGAGGACTGCCAAGCCTCCCAACTCTATCGGGCAATCTCCGACAGGTGCCCAACAGGTATAGGTTTGGAAATTCCCTTGGAAGTGGACGAAGTCTTGGTGTATCGGTGTTGTATGTGCGGTGTACTTAGGAAACCAGAGGCGCGCAATCTTCTGCGGATGCGGCAGCACCTCTCTACCGATAATTTTCTCCACCATATCGACGACTTCGGACCAGTGTCCGGAACGGTGGAACGCTTGTAATTTATACACCGCGTGGTATACATCCGTGTATTCGGGATCGCCCTCGGTACACTGGGTGGAAATATCGGCGATGCCGTCCATTGGGTCGGTCCCCGCGACGAGCCAACCGCCTTCCTGCATTGTCGTTAGCATCTCTCGCCGCAACGCCCAGAGTTTGTCGGGATCTTGCAGCTTCTTGAAGAAGAGGTACCCTTCTTCCGAGATCCGGTGACGCAATTTTCCCGGATCATTCATCGCATCGTTTGATACGCGAAGTTCTTTCAAGGTTTCCATCTGACTTCTCCTTGGATCTACCCATGTTGGTGTCCATTCTGTGACGGAGGCGGTTCATTGAAAGGGATACCTTTCGCCTCGGCTGCGAGTCGGCGTTTATTCCAGGCGGCGATAACTTCATATACCTCTGCCCGCCCCTGCTCTATACCTTGTTCGATGCCTTGTTCTTTGGCTTTCTCAAGGCTTTGTGCGTGTTCAGCACGCCATTCGTTAAAACGTCTTAGCATGATATCCACTCCTTCTTTGAAAATAATGAACGCAATTGCGACTCGATTAAAAACCGGGGACGTTGCGTCTAACTTTCTTAACATCTGCAGGACACCGTTCCATCCGACGACAAGTTCGTAGAGACATATTCCGATGATATAGAGAAGTCCTAACACCGTGTAAGTAATGATTGCACTTTCTGCGTCTCGGACGGTAAATAAGGATCCCCGTTTTTTTTCCATAGATCGGTTCTTTGTCTTTCTTCTTGGTTAGGTGGTAACTTTGGATATTTATAGTATAGCATATACGAAACGAGAAATTCAATTTTTTAAGCTTTCCAATTTATTTGCCTCTATTTTTCTGAAGCCAATCGACGGCGAAGTCAACGACGGAGCGTTGCGGCATGAGTTGACACTCTGCGATGCCCACTTTGCCGTGTTGAACCACTTTTCCTGCATCAGATCGTATAAAATCCTTACCGAGGTGATCGAAATCTGAATCATCTACATCGATATCTTCAAAGGTAGTCCATGTCCTTGAACCCGCCTGTGAGATCGGGGCACCCTCCCGGACGACGCGTTTGGTTGGGAAGTCCGCTCGGTATTCCGCGAGATGTATGGATGTATTGCTCGAATGATCGACACCGAGGAGCAGGACAAAACCGTGCAAGTCATAGATTCTGGCAAGCGGTGAGTGTTCACCAAAGCCATAAGCTAAAGAGTGGTTACTTATGATGGACGATGTTTGAGGACCGCGTGCACAAAAGGAACTCTGTGGATGCGCGCTGCGGAGC
This region includes:
- a CDS encoding GNAT family N-acetyltransferase codes for the protein MEILQYTADMQAPVTQLYNRLTADIPHCYPVKAEELATAIRGVTTGKVNKKEGGLDSETAFVAMVNGAVQAFIHIGIGQVWNHEERKENAGIIRFLGYERGARQVGQAVLEKAEDYLKTYDISQIFAFSQDYRYRFYHFEHAYLSDALDQVQGLLGYNGYHRSNGEVFLDWEDYSVTPVPSSLPVTLSIDWKDGRGQLPNCTVLAHQNDEQVGICVSLCGGEFSSHADAQNWLHTVWLGIEDDFQGQGLGRYLLQYALQEMKKIGYQHAAISTAWDNHRAFLFYSNCGYRTVDWTYEFAKNLSEAPTEKW
- a CDS encoding GNAT family N-acetyltransferase, with translation MEILQYTSDMQAPVTQFYNRLIANVPHCYPVTEEEFAIVLRGVTTGKADKNDVGFGLDSETAFVAIREGAVQAFIHVGLTQIREENVGIIRFLGYERGARRAGQAVLEKAETYLKMFNVTRISAFRSQGRYRFYHFEYAFLSDALDQVQGLLGFNGYHRSNGWVFLDWENYDVTPISAPIPVTLSVEWKDERGQRPDSVVKAYSGDEEIGLCTSVSGGEYSSHPNAQDWFHTVYLEIEDEFQGQGLGRYLLQYALQEMKKIGYRHATISTGWDDYRALLFYSNCGYRVVDWTYTYEKVLSEPPTHK
- a CDS encoding cohesin domain-containing protein, coding for MIKTIVSLLILLTLFSSSTFAANYPRLKAILPGHQEGISSLSFSPDGSTLANTGFKKVFLWDVASRQLKATLAPDTQLSSNVVFSPDGSILANSGSGNNDKKIYLWDVASRQLKSTLTGHRAGVNSIAFSPDASTLASGGGYKDHTVRLWDVASGQTKTIFTEHTAGVNSIAFSPDGSTLASGSYDGTVRLWDVASRQLKTIFTGYAEEVWCVAFSPDGSILASCGGERYNDKKVYLWDVASRQLKDTLIGHTERVHSVAFSPNGSILASGSRDGTVRLWDIASGQFKAILAGFEGEVNSVTFSPDGSILASGGWNGDASIHLWDLTASATTSAVVSISPASVQPSTIGEQITVSLNIAGGENVAGYQATVVFDPDALIYFSSANSDYLSDGTFFTAPDVGENYVTLASAGAEGKNGDGTLATITFQVVDAKASRFFLSQASFVDPEGERLFPCIENGTVGDDTVKDSEVIEPVYRAEDINNDGVVNIQDLVLISANFGRTGENEADVNGDGVVDIVDLVKIAGAFGNNAGAPFSFPPQTLAMLSIADVQGWITQAQHLNLTDVTSQRGIRFLEQLLVVLTPEETILLPNYPNPFNPETWIPYQLANPSDVQIIIYDTRGTTIRHLTLGHQPAGYYTTHSRAAYWDGRNDVGEHVATGVYFYQLQTDNISLLRKMVILK
- a CDS encoding SAM-dependent methyltransferase, which gives rise to MDFHYKDIVPWGRSYDEYLDMFNLSEDDLARDIVGVGDGPASFNFWMHQRETPIVSVDPIYRYSEAELRQRIQETYDDVIAQARQNRDKFVWTKFSSVDELAEVRMQAMDAFCRDFESGKQQGRYIDASLPNLPFLDGHFDLVLSAHLLFFYSANRDLAFHLDAVRELLRIGTEVRIFPIVDVNSNPSPFLSPVIDELEKDGIICTVERVPYHFQRTGNEMLRLKVC
- a CDS encoding phytanoyl-CoA dioxygenase family protein — translated: METLKELRVSNDAMNDPGKLRHRISEEGYLFFKKLQDPDKLWALRREMLTTMQEGGWLVAGTDPMDGIADISTQCTEGDPEYTDVYHAVYKLQAFHRSGHWSEVVDMVEKIIGREVLPHPQKIARLWFPKYTAHTTPIHQDFVHFQGNFQTYTCWAPVGDCPIELGGLAVLPGSHKVNKVMEHHFSLGAGSLCVREDELSGEWHSTNYEVGDTLIFPALTIHKALPNLTEDRLRVSLDNRYQAVDDPIAEHMLEPHLNLFNSLKWEDVYRNWESDELKYYWKAHDLTVLPRDFSYGNKGFEEALELAKDGDERAILHLNRAIKRDATTELAQRAVAVLQEISAGAAQ
- a CDS encoding AAC(3) family N-acetyltransferase; this encodes MPEGQVVQKTETLATVESLRADFKALGIKKGMVLLVHSSLSAMGWVCGGAVAVIIALQEVLRETGTLVMPTHSTNLSDPSQWENPPVPEAWWQTIRKTMPAYDPDLTPTRSMGKIAETFRKQKDVLRSAHPQSSFCARGPQTSSIISNHSLAYGFGEHSPLARIYDLHGFVLLLGVDHSSNTSIHLAEYRADFPTKRVVREGAPISQAGSRTWTTFEDIDVDDSDFDHLGKDFIRSDAGKVVQHGKVGIAECQLMPQRSVVDFAVDWLQKNRGK